The following proteins are encoded in a genomic region of Gimesia algae:
- a CDS encoding YifB family Mg chelatase-like AAA ATPase: MLAKLYTYSLFGIDAKPVEVEVDISPGAMPKTILVGLAEAAVKESTHRIERALVNSGYNRPIDRIVINLSPADLPKDAASFDLPIALGLLTASGQLASDRFQDYAAVGELALDGTIRPVRGALSMALSAREQGKQGLLVPVQNAEEAAVVDGLDVFAVGTLAEAVGFYTGNLPIEAVEFCWENALEEHGRYDIDYSDVKGQEYAKRAITVAAAGMHHLLMIGSPGTGKTLLASRISTILPRLSQEESLETTRIYSAMGRLPSNQSLVMLRQFRTPHHTISEAGLVGGGSTPAPGEISLAHNGLLFLDELPEFNRRTLEVLRQPLEGGEVTISRAIGSVTFPANVMLISAMNPCPCGYLSDPRRKCSCNPMQIERYLSKISGPLLDRIDIHIEVPPVPFRELSNQSTGTNSATMREQVLDAREIQAQRFANEPTSHNGRMTPRQLRKHTQLATDAEGLLKSAMEEMGLSARAHDKILRISRTIADLDHSDQITAAHISEAINYRTLDRQFWS; the protein is encoded by the coding sequence ATGCTGGCCAAGCTTTATACCTACTCGCTGTTTGGCATCGATGCCAAGCCTGTGGAAGTGGAAGTCGATATCTCTCCCGGGGCGATGCCTAAGACAATTCTGGTTGGTCTGGCAGAAGCAGCCGTCAAAGAGAGTACACATCGGATTGAGCGGGCTCTGGTCAACAGCGGCTACAATCGCCCCATTGATCGTATCGTCATCAATCTTTCTCCTGCCGACCTTCCCAAAGACGCCGCTTCATTTGATCTGCCCATCGCGTTGGGGCTGTTGACAGCCAGCGGGCAGTTGGCTTCAGATCGCTTTCAGGATTACGCTGCAGTGGGTGAACTGGCATTGGATGGCACAATTCGTCCAGTGCGCGGCGCACTCTCAATGGCGCTCTCGGCGCGTGAGCAGGGCAAACAGGGTTTGCTGGTTCCCGTTCAGAATGCAGAAGAAGCAGCCGTCGTGGACGGTCTGGATGTCTTCGCGGTCGGCACACTGGCGGAAGCGGTCGGCTTTTATACAGGCAATCTGCCAATCGAAGCGGTTGAATTCTGCTGGGAAAATGCCCTGGAAGAGCATGGTCGCTACGATATCGACTATAGTGATGTGAAAGGACAGGAATACGCGAAGCGGGCGATCACTGTCGCTGCCGCCGGCATGCATCATTTATTGATGATTGGGTCGCCTGGAACGGGAAAGACGCTGCTGGCTTCGCGGATCAGTACCATTCTGCCGCGACTTTCTCAAGAAGAGAGTCTGGAGACAACACGCATTTACAGTGCAATGGGGCGGCTCCCCAGCAATCAGTCGCTGGTGATGCTCCGCCAGTTTCGTACGCCCCATCATACCATCAGTGAAGCAGGACTGGTAGGAGGAGGGTCGACGCCTGCGCCCGGTGAAATCAGCCTGGCGCATAATGGCTTACTGTTTCTGGATGAGTTACCTGAGTTCAATCGGCGGACACTGGAAGTCTTGCGACAGCCGTTAGAAGGGGGAGAAGTGACGATCTCGCGGGCGATCGGCAGTGTGACGTTCCCGGCGAATGTGATGTTGATATCCGCCATGAATCCCTGTCCCTGCGGCTATCTGTCTGATCCGCGCCGGAAGTGTTCCTGTAATCCCATGCAGATTGAACGCTATCTTTCCAAGATCAGTGGTCCCTTACTCGATCGAATTGACATTCATATTGAAGTGCCCCCGGTTCCATTTCGAGAACTTTCCAACCAGTCAACGGGAACCAATAGTGCGACCATGCGCGAACAGGTACTGGATGCTCGCGAGATTCAGGCACAACGGTTTGCGAATGAGCCGACCTCGCATAATGGGCGCATGACGCCCCGACAGTTAAGAAAGCACACCCAACTGGCGACGGACGCGGAAGGACTTCTCAAATCCGCGATGGAAGAAATGGGTCTCTCCGCTCGGGCGCATGATAAAATATTGCGTATTAGCCGGACCATTGCAGACCTGGATCATTCCGATCAGATCACTGCGGCGCACATCAGCGAAGCCATCAATTACCGCACTCTTGATCGACAGTTCTGGTCCTGA
- the amt gene encoding ammonium transporter, with translation MSHELTTNTIWVLTCTSLVFLMQAGFCCLESGLSRSKNSINVATKNIVDFFIGVFIFWLFGFGLMFGQSYGGWIGTTQFAFEDTSNAHWPTVVFLFQLVFCSTAMTISSGAVAERMRFRAYLLLAVGIGAFAYPLFGHWAWARDAAGAPAGWLGKLGFLDFAGSSVVHSVGAWSALAAVLILGPRTGRFSGNKNKQPFSSSNLPMAALGFLILWFGWFGFNGGSTLALNGEVPSIILNTILAGISGGMCALLWELIVSKQISVEKVFNGSLAGLVAITASCNAVNYPSAILIGFIAGIVMLTSLSLLENRFKIDDVVGAIPVHGFAGAWGTLAVALFADTSLFQSGASRASQLGTQALGVGVCFVWSFGSIWLFMKLVNCFMSIRVTASDEKIGLNVAEHGASTELHSLLETMIAHEKGNNQSRADVDNFTEAGIVGYQYNRVLDAQEILLSNVKDREVRYRSIMDNVMDAIITIDLEGKIEEFNRGAEYLFGYHNHEAIGQGIDLLIPPLHQKIQHEYSSGELNPQLVRAIGSRQEIVAQRNDGSTFPAELAVSSVILADREIFTGIIQDISERKDYERSLNEARKRAEAASEAKSEFLANMSHEIRTPMTAILGFTDILLNNLKKQEDIESANIVKRNGEYLIGVINDILDLSKIEARKVELEQVRVNTIELIRDIAALMQIKADLKGLKLVVSFENPIPETIVTDPTRLRQILINLLGNAIKFTENGYVELRTRTINLQDEFSQLQFDVIDTGIGISETALAQIYHPFTQADNSTTRKYGGTGLGLAISKRLVEMLGGRIHVTSSIGSGSTFTISVNTGTLEGVRLRQIDEISIKSAATECNQEISDNINNTISSSRVLVVEDGLDNQRLISFLLKKEGMHVDLADNGQLGYEKTMAALESGEPYDFVLMDMQMPVMDGYTATSKLRKAGYTGPIIALTAHAMKNDMDKCLSAGCNAYATKPVDKRKLLETIARLSAPAGPAEPTSEAANSDS, from the coding sequence ATGTCTCATGAGTTAACCACAAATACCATCTGGGTACTGACGTGTACCAGCCTCGTTTTTCTGATGCAGGCTGGTTTCTGTTGCCTGGAATCCGGCCTCTCTCGGTCCAAAAACAGCATCAATGTGGCCACGAAAAACATCGTGGATTTCTTCATTGGTGTCTTTATTTTCTGGCTGTTCGGCTTTGGCTTAATGTTCGGGCAGTCTTATGGCGGCTGGATTGGCACAACTCAGTTTGCTTTTGAAGACACAAGTAATGCGCATTGGCCAACCGTTGTATTCCTATTTCAGCTGGTATTCTGCAGTACCGCGATGACTATTTCTTCGGGTGCTGTGGCAGAACGAATGCGGTTTCGCGCCTACCTGCTGCTGGCCGTTGGAATCGGTGCCTTCGCCTATCCTCTGTTTGGTCACTGGGCATGGGCTCGGGATGCAGCAGGGGCTCCTGCGGGCTGGCTCGGAAAACTGGGGTTTCTCGATTTTGCCGGTTCCAGTGTTGTACACTCTGTCGGTGCCTGGTCTGCTCTGGCAGCGGTCCTGATTCTGGGTCCACGAACAGGTCGTTTCTCTGGAAATAAAAACAAACAACCTTTCTCATCCAGCAACCTGCCCATGGCGGCTCTGGGATTTTTAATTCTCTGGTTTGGATGGTTCGGATTTAACGGAGGCAGCACACTCGCCTTAAACGGGGAGGTGCCTTCGATTATTTTAAATACCATCCTCGCCGGTATCTCGGGTGGGATGTGCGCTTTACTCTGGGAATTAATTGTCTCAAAACAGATTTCCGTTGAAAAAGTCTTTAATGGCTCACTGGCTGGACTTGTTGCCATCACAGCCTCCTGCAATGCCGTCAATTACCCCAGCGCCATTCTCATAGGCTTTATCGCTGGCATTGTGATGCTGACCTCGCTTTCGCTCCTGGAAAATCGTTTTAAAATCGATGATGTCGTCGGAGCGATTCCCGTACACGGTTTTGCCGGTGCGTGGGGGACGCTCGCGGTTGCATTATTTGCTGATACAAGCCTGTTTCAAAGTGGCGCTTCACGCGCCTCTCAATTAGGAACTCAGGCTCTGGGAGTGGGGGTCTGTTTCGTCTGGAGTTTCGGCAGCATCTGGCTTTTCATGAAACTGGTGAATTGTTTCATGTCGATCCGTGTTACCGCATCGGATGAAAAAATCGGACTGAATGTTGCCGAACATGGGGCTTCCACGGAATTGCACAGTCTGCTGGAAACCATGATTGCTCATGAAAAGGGAAACAATCAGTCACGGGCGGATGTCGACAATTTCACCGAAGCAGGAATCGTCGGCTATCAATACAACCGGGTACTGGACGCACAGGAAATTCTTCTGTCAAATGTCAAAGACCGTGAAGTTCGTTACCGATCGATCATGGATAATGTCATGGATGCGATTATCACGATTGATCTTGAGGGTAAGATTGAAGAATTCAATCGGGGAGCCGAGTATCTGTTTGGCTACCATAACCACGAAGCAATCGGACAAGGCATCGATCTCCTGATCCCTCCCCTGCATCAGAAAATTCAACATGAGTATTCGAGTGGCGAGTTGAATCCACAACTGGTACGCGCCATCGGTTCGCGTCAGGAAATTGTTGCCCAGCGCAACGACGGGTCTACCTTTCCCGCTGAACTGGCTGTCAGTTCTGTCATCCTGGCAGACCGCGAAATATTTACCGGTATTATTCAGGATATCAGCGAGCGCAAAGATTACGAACGATCATTAAACGAAGCCCGCAAACGGGCAGAAGCAGCCAGTGAAGCCAAAAGTGAATTCCTGGCCAATATGAGCCACGAGATCCGCACCCCCATGACGGCGATTTTGGGATTCACTGATATCCTGCTGAACAATCTGAAAAAACAGGAAGATATTGAATCTGCGAACATCGTGAAACGGAATGGAGAATATCTGATCGGCGTGATCAACGATATTCTTGATCTGTCTAAAATCGAAGCACGCAAAGTCGAACTGGAACAGGTACGCGTCAATACCATTGAATTGATCCGCGACATCGCCGCTTTAATGCAGATTAAAGCTGACCTGAAAGGGCTTAAATTAGTTGTCTCTTTTGAAAATCCGATCCCCGAAACCATCGTGACAGACCCGACCCGACTGAGACAGATTCTGATTAATCTCCTGGGAAATGCCATTAAGTTTACTGAAAACGGATACGTTGAACTACGAACCAGAACCATCAACCTGCAAGATGAATTTTCCCAGTTACAGTTTGATGTGATTGATACCGGGATCGGGATTTCTGAAACGGCACTCGCGCAGATATATCATCCATTCACTCAGGCAGATAATTCAACAACCCGAAAATATGGCGGTACAGGTCTGGGACTGGCAATTTCCAAACGACTCGTGGAAATGCTGGGAGGGCGTATTCATGTCACCAGTTCAATAGGATCGGGAAGCACTTTCACCATCTCCGTCAACACGGGAACACTGGAGGGTGTGCGACTCCGCCAAATAGATGAAATTTCCATCAAGAGTGCTGCGACTGAATGCAATCAGGAAATATCAGACAACATTAACAATACGATTTCGTCCAGCCGCGTTCTGGTCGTTGAAGATGGGCTGGACAATCAACGACTGATTTCATTTCTGTTGAAAAAGGAAGGGATGCACGTCGATCTGGCAGATAACGGGCAGTTGGGTTACGAGAAAACCATGGCTGCTCTTGAGTCGGGGGAGCCTTATGATTTTGTCCTGATGGACATGCAGATGCCTGTCATGGATGGTTATACTGCCACCAGCAAACTGAGAAAAGCGGGTTATACCGGCCCCATCATTGCCTTGACGGCTCATGCGATGAAAAATGATATGGATAAATGCCTGAGTGCCGGCTGCAATGCTTATGCCACCAAGCCGGTTGACAAACGGAAGCTACTGGAAACCATAGCCCGCCTTTCTGCGCCAGCAGGCCCTGCCGAGCCGACATCGGAAGCAGCAAATTCTGACAGTTAA
- a CDS encoding transposase, whose protein sequence is MICVDAQGIPLAVETESANRNEAILVEPLIAKMTLKKRHPQRLIYDKAGDSQKLRDCLAEQNIDFICPHRDIKNRKQKSQDGRKLRRYKRRWIVERTISWLHNYRRVVTRWEYHNHLYTGFVKLACLFTIIKRFSDHL, encoded by the coding sequence ATGATTTGCGTGGACGCCCAGGGGATTCCCCTAGCAGTCGAGACGGAATCAGCCAACCGTAATGAAGCAATTCTGGTCGAACCGTTGATTGCAAAAATGACATTGAAAAAACGACATCCTCAGCGATTGATTTACGATAAAGCGGGAGATTCACAAAAATTGCGAGACTGTTTGGCTGAGCAGAATATCGATTTTATTTGTCCCCACCGGGACATCAAAAACCGAAAGCAGAAAAGCCAAGATGGTCGCAAGCTCCGACGTTACAAGCGACGTTGGATTGTTGAGAGGACGATCTCCTGGTTACATAATTATCGGCGAGTGGTGACACGATGGGAGTACCACAATCACCTTTACACAGGCTTTGTAAAGCTGGCCTGCCTGTTCACCATTATTAAACGGTTTTCGGACCACCTCTAG
- a CDS encoding thiamine phosphate synthase yields the protein MHHLLTAGAQRALIQAERIASSSAEAEPALAPLLAALALEESRAAEIMLAHQVDLALILQEFQLPLPQDPAISPLDSPDQPLEMSQALQQYPDFREVLNHAMQQASRSDIPTEIGSEHLLWGLLASAGQESEWLHRKGCLSAEKLDESINDVFRQTAEPINVDFALRTVAATTGDQTNTLRTIDAAANRLREGLRVIEDFLRFSLDDAHLMSLLKSTRHQLTDALRFIGTDALISSRDTLNDVGTSVSTTSEFDRSSLEHLLQANLKRVQEAARTLEEFSKLISSEAAAIFKQMRYASYTLEKTILTCIASQRRLENSRLYLLVSESLCHHGAGPAIRESLAAGVDLVQIREKSMTDRKLMVHGKRVREWTREAGAMLIMNDRPDLAIAIDADGVHVGQDELPVREVRQIVGPRRLIGVSTHNIEQARQAVLDGADYIGVGPTFPTATKNFAEHEYAGLDFVKQVAAEITLPWFAIGGIQADNLKQVLEAGATRVAVSSVICSHEQPGQITRELLEPFSN from the coding sequence ATGCATCATTTACTGACCGCCGGAGCACAACGGGCTTTAATTCAGGCAGAAAGGATTGCCAGCAGTTCAGCTGAGGCGGAACCGGCACTCGCCCCTCTGCTGGCTGCGCTGGCTCTGGAAGAATCGCGGGCTGCTGAAATCATGTTGGCGCATCAGGTTGACCTGGCCTTGATATTACAGGAATTCCAGTTGCCACTGCCTCAGGATCCAGCCATATCCCCCCTGGACTCACCAGATCAACCACTGGAAATGTCTCAGGCATTGCAACAATATCCTGATTTTAGAGAGGTGTTAAATCACGCGATGCAGCAGGCGAGCCGCTCGGACATCCCTACTGAAATCGGGAGTGAGCATCTGCTGTGGGGCCTGCTGGCATCTGCGGGACAAGAATCTGAATGGCTCCACAGGAAAGGATGCCTTTCAGCAGAAAAGCTGGATGAGTCGATCAATGATGTTTTTCGACAGACAGCCGAACCGATCAATGTCGATTTTGCTCTGCGAACGGTTGCTGCTACAACCGGGGATCAGACAAACACACTGCGAACGATTGATGCCGCCGCCAATCGCCTGCGGGAAGGTTTACGAGTCATCGAGGATTTCCTCCGCTTTTCTCTGGATGATGCTCATTTAATGAGTCTGCTGAAATCGACGCGGCATCAGCTGACAGACGCCCTCAGGTTTATCGGCACTGACGCTTTGATTTCCAGCCGTGATACTCTCAACGATGTCGGTACTTCAGTCAGCACGACATCCGAATTCGATCGTTCTTCGCTGGAACATCTACTGCAGGCCAATCTGAAACGGGTTCAGGAAGCAGCGCGAACCCTGGAAGAATTCAGCAAACTGATTTCGTCGGAAGCGGCTGCTATTTTTAAACAGATGCGTTATGCCAGTTATACGCTGGAAAAAACCATCTTGACCTGCATCGCCAGCCAACGCAGACTGGAAAACAGTCGGCTCTATCTGCTGGTTTCGGAAAGCCTGTGTCATCATGGCGCGGGTCCGGCGATTCGAGAGTCACTGGCTGCGGGTGTGGATCTCGTCCAGATTCGTGAAAAATCAATGACTGACCGCAAGTTAATGGTACATGGAAAACGTGTACGGGAATGGACCCGCGAAGCAGGGGCGATGTTGATTATGAATGACCGCCCGGATCTGGCCATCGCCATTGATGCAGATGGCGTGCACGTCGGTCAGGACGAATTGCCCGTGCGGGAAGTACGTCAGATTGTAGGCCCCCGGAGACTGATTGGTGTCTCGACCCATAATATAGAACAGGCGCGACAGGCGGTGCTGGACGGTGCTGATTACATTGGAGTCGGCCCCACGTTTCCGACTGCCACCAAGAATTTTGCCGAACATGAATACGCGGGACTGGATTTCGTCAAGCAGGTCGCCGCTGAAATCACGTTGCCCTGGTTTGCTATCGGAGGCATCCAGGCCGATAATCTAAAGCAGGTGCTGGAAGCAGGTGCAACCCGAGTCGCGGTGAGCAGTGTTATTTGCAGCCACGAGCAGCCGGGGCAGATCACCCGCGAATTACTGGAACCGTTCTCGAACTGA
- a CDS encoding RNA polymerase sigma factor, whose amino-acid sequence MPIDEADQLLVSQIKAGDSEAWSELIARYEGRLLAFVNSRLRNLSSSEDVVQETFLGFLISLPNYDPGTPLESFLFAIASHKLTDLLRKQGRRPTIPLFPDENGARVNHREPAGHTRVASSLARSKERKSKEEQIICISLQTLIDSWIKNGEFERLQCIEQLFVSGKANKEVALQLQLTEQSVANHKHFVVGKLKDAIKTAQIQDVDFTGLGLN is encoded by the coding sequence ATGCCGATCGACGAAGCCGACCAGCTGCTGGTCTCACAAATCAAAGCCGGTGATTCGGAAGCCTGGTCCGAACTGATCGCCCGATATGAAGGTCGGTTGCTGGCATTTGTCAACAGCCGCTTACGGAATCTCTCAAGCAGCGAAGATGTGGTTCAGGAAACATTCTTGGGATTTCTGATCAGCCTGCCCAATTACGATCCCGGGACGCCGTTAGAATCATTTCTGTTTGCCATCGCCTCTCATAAGCTGACCGACTTATTACGCAAGCAGGGACGACGCCCGACGATCCCCCTGTTCCCGGATGAAAATGGCGCGCGGGTAAATCATCGTGAACCAGCCGGACATACGCGGGTGGCATCCAGCCTGGCACGCAGCAAGGAACGCAAATCCAAGGAAGAGCAGATCATCTGTATAAGTCTGCAGACGCTGATTGATTCCTGGATTAAGAACGGCGAGTTCGAGCGACTGCAGTGTATCGAACAGCTCTTTGTTTCAGGAAAAGCAAATAAAGAAGTCGCACTGCAACTGCAGCTCACAGAACAGTCAGTCGCGAACCACAAGCACTTCGTGGTTGGTAAACTGAAAGACGCCATCAAAACTGCTCAGATTCAAGATGTTGATTTCACAGGGCTGGGACTGAATTAA
- a CDS encoding 50S ribosomal protein bL37, whose product MAKTQRKLKKANHGRRPASAKARKAKRKHIKF is encoded by the coding sequence ATGGCTAAAACACAGCGTAAACTGAAAAAAGCAAATCACGGTCGCCGTCCTGCCAGTGCCAAAGCACGCAAAGCAAAACGCAAGCACATCAAGTTCTAG
- a CDS encoding tRNA dihydrouridine synthase, translating to MSVNTLQPVSLGPYQLESPLYQAALSGYSDYPMRVIASRLGAAYTLCEVMIDRMIIQSKQGKQHSMMYCHRDEFPVGGQLMGSEPEEFGPAARRLVDAGFHVIDINFGCPVKKVMSRCRGGYHLSQPEVALDIVSRVRDSVPAEIPVTLKMRRGIDDTSESADNFFEIFDGAYARGLSAITVHGRTVHQKYVGPSNWEFLKRVKQHAGEKTVIGSGDLFSPQSCLDMLRVTGVDGVSIARGAIGNPWIFQQTADLLQGKSISPPDVREQREVIAAHFELALEFYGEKKVCNTMRKFGIFYSELHPQQTEVKKAFIAVKSAANWLNVLDQWYAENAPGRFPPVEKPNPLSLETPTV from the coding sequence ATGTCAGTTAATACTTTACAACCTGTTTCTCTGGGCCCCTATCAGTTGGAGTCTCCCCTGTATCAAGCGGCACTTAGCGGATACAGCGATTATCCCATGCGCGTCATCGCCTCCCGACTCGGCGCTGCTTACACACTTTGTGAAGTGATGATTGATCGCATGATCATTCAATCCAAACAGGGGAAACAACATTCGATGATGTACTGTCATCGGGATGAATTTCCCGTCGGTGGTCAGCTGATGGGATCCGAGCCGGAAGAATTTGGACCGGCTGCCCGCAGGCTGGTCGATGCGGGTTTTCATGTGATCGACATCAACTTCGGATGCCCGGTCAAAAAAGTAATGAGTCGCTGTCGTGGAGGATATCATTTAAGCCAGCCAGAAGTTGCGCTGGATATCGTTTCCCGTGTACGGGATAGCGTACCTGCAGAGATACCAGTCACTTTAAAAATGCGAAGAGGTATCGATGACACCAGTGAATCAGCAGACAATTTCTTTGAGATCTTCGATGGCGCTTATGCACGGGGGCTGTCTGCCATTACCGTACACGGGCGTACCGTCCATCAGAAGTATGTTGGACCGAGTAACTGGGAGTTTCTCAAACGGGTCAAACAACATGCGGGTGAGAAAACCGTAATTGGGAGTGGAGACCTGTTTTCGCCGCAGTCCTGTCTGGACATGTTGCGAGTGACGGGTGTGGATGGTGTTTCGATAGCGCGCGGCGCGATTGGTAACCCGTGGATCTTTCAACAGACGGCAGACCTGCTGCAGGGCAAATCGATCTCCCCTCCCGATGTCAGGGAGCAGCGTGAAGTCATTGCCGCGCATTTTGAACTGGCGCTTGAGTTTTACGGTGAGAAAAAAGTCTGCAATACCATGCGGAAGTTCGGTATTTTCTATTCCGAGCTGCATCCACAACAGACTGAAGTCAAGAAAGCCTTTATCGCTGTTAAATCAGCTGCGAACTGGTTAAATGTACTTGATCAGTGGTATGCTGAAAATGCACCGGGTCGCTTCCCGCCGGTCGAAAAGCCCAATCCGCTCTCGCTGGAAACGCCAACTGTTTGA
- a CDS encoding serine/threonine protein kinase — MKFTFAPESKPLEGFTIKRAIDRGGFGEVYYALSDSGKEVALKLLQQNMDIELRGVTQCLNLKHPNLVTIFDVKTDRDGDHWVVMEFVSGQGLDKALHQYPQGMPMEQVRYWLSGISEGLSYLHSRGLVHRDLKPSNVFRDGETIKIGDVGLSKFITHSRRSANTQSVGTVYYMAPEVARGRYGKEVDVYAVGVMVYEMITGVVPFDGESTAEILMKHLSEKPDLSRLPVHLQAVMGRALEKDPQKRIGDIKTFKQEFERAIFQRNSSIEIPENSFDVHPSPPAGVYDETTVDSRHEDTTYVKREVNSLPTLTPMLILFLLIGLMGATMASQGAGFKQFILGLPLIMLFCGAVVMTGMFGRLFFTKGIAAIVKGPPPISNLWDKKQKTHETQTFNQYRESHLDKTRIIKKEEERKKAEAHRRQTYNQQRQKPYYSRVLTPRTPRAISHRTRLYNLSVSMIKAAFCTLVIVVGLVCFTDGSFFQGAMGDMSRGVMGGYNYAPFCLLICGTLVAAWSVLAVAKLTEGKPYDQSTRRIIWLTTGAVVGAVIYLLQTEVLMTTIGSAREDYLGLRPLFDAVGPNSLVLVNGQPSLFSYVIFFGVLFCFRRWWWHADSFRPRKFRVLSVLITVFTAYIITAIWAFPMIPALCWAAIISSVVQLSASWIPPEQRYIEMKGGTR, encoded by the coding sequence ATGAAATTCACCTTTGCACCAGAATCGAAACCTTTAGAAGGATTTACGATCAAGCGCGCCATCGACCGGGGCGGATTTGGTGAGGTGTACTATGCACTGAGTGACTCGGGTAAAGAGGTCGCCTTGAAGCTGCTGCAGCAGAATATGGATATTGAGTTACGTGGCGTGACGCAGTGCCTGAATCTGAAGCATCCCAACCTTGTGACCATTTTCGATGTCAAAACAGACCGGGACGGTGACCACTGGGTGGTCATGGAATTTGTTTCCGGTCAGGGTCTGGACAAGGCGCTTCATCAGTATCCGCAGGGTATGCCGATGGAACAGGTCCGCTACTGGCTGTCGGGTATTTCAGAAGGATTGTCTTACCTGCACAGCCGCGGTCTCGTGCATCGGGATCTGAAACCTTCCAATGTCTTCCGCGATGGAGAGACGATTAAAATTGGTGATGTCGGCTTATCCAAATTCATCACGCATAGTCGGCGGAGTGCGAATACTCAAAGTGTAGGGACCGTCTATTACATGGCTCCCGAAGTTGCCCGCGGCCGCTACGGCAAAGAAGTCGACGTGTATGCGGTGGGTGTGATGGTTTATGAAATGATCACCGGTGTGGTTCCCTTCGATGGGGAATCGACGGCGGAAATTCTGATGAAGCATCTGTCAGAAAAACCAGACCTGAGCCGTTTACCAGTACATTTGCAGGCGGTCATGGGACGTGCCTTGGAAAAAGATCCTCAAAAACGAATCGGTGATATCAAAACATTCAAACAGGAATTTGAACGCGCGATCTTCCAGCGGAATTCTTCAATCGAAATCCCGGAAAATTCATTTGACGTACATCCGAGTCCGCCTGCAGGCGTTTATGATGAAACGACTGTTGATTCCAGGCACGAAGACACTACGTATGTCAAAAGGGAAGTGAACTCTCTGCCGACGCTGACACCGATGCTGATTCTGTTTCTTCTCATCGGACTGATGGGAGCCACGATGGCCAGTCAGGGGGCCGGTTTTAAACAATTTATTCTTGGTCTCCCTCTCATAATGCTTTTCTGTGGAGCCGTTGTCATGACGGGTATGTTCGGGCGACTGTTTTTTACCAAAGGAATTGCAGCGATTGTGAAGGGGCCTCCGCCGATCAGTAATCTATGGGATAAAAAACAGAAGACGCACGAGACGCAGACCTTTAATCAATATCGTGAATCCCATCTGGATAAGACGCGAATCATAAAAAAAGAAGAAGAACGAAAGAAAGCAGAAGCACACCGCCGGCAGACATATAACCAGCAACGGCAGAAACCGTATTATTCCCGTGTATTAACACCGCGCACTCCCCGCGCGATTTCGCACCGGACGCGGCTCTACAATCTCTCGGTCTCAATGATCAAAGCAGCGTTCTGTACGCTGGTGATCGTCGTGGGACTGGTCTGTTTTACCGATGGTTCTTTTTTTCAGGGAGCAATGGGCGATATGTCTCGAGGTGTCATGGGAGGATATAACTACGCACCGTTCTGCCTGCTAATCTGCGGGACGCTTGTTGCTGCCTGGAGTGTCTTAGCAGTCGCGAAACTGACCGAAGGTAAGCCTTATGATCAGAGCACCCGCCGCATTATCTGGCTGACCACCGGAGCTGTTGTCGGCGCAGTGATCTACCTGCTGCAGACAGAAGTCCTGATGACCACAATCGGTTCCGCTCGCGAGGATTACCTGGGGTTGAGACCACTGTTTGATGCCGTCGGCCCGAATTCACTGGTTCTGGTGAATGGGCAACCCAGCCTGTTCAGCTATGTTATCTTCTTCGGAGTTCTGTTCTGTTTCCGTCGCTGGTGGTGGCACGCCGATTCATTTCGTCCCCGAAAATTCCGAGTCTTATCTGTGCTGATTACCGTCTTTACCGCATATATCATTACAGCCATCTGGGCGTTTCCGATGATCCCGGCTTTGTGCTGGGCAGCCATTATTTCCAGTGTCGTGCAGCTCTCTGCCAGCTGGATACCACCCGAACAACGCTATATTGAAATGAAAGGGGGGACACGATGA
- a CDS encoding transposase, with protein sequence MPTRSRTELSRLVDTGSRTDPTVELTDKQWSLIEDLFPWEPPAPQGGRPKAKPRACFNGIMWILRTGARWKDLPERYPPKSTCHDRLKEWSESGLFDQALERLLRALEESEILDLTETFADGTFASAKKGVNRLDRHAVAKELRL encoded by the coding sequence ATGCCCACACGATCCCGTACAGAGCTAAGCCGGCTCGTCGACACGGGATCCAGGACGGACCCAACTGTAGAATTAACCGATAAACAATGGAGTTTAATTGAGGATTTATTCCCTTGGGAACCTCCGGCGCCCCAGGGTGGACGTCCCAAAGCAAAACCCAGAGCCTGTTTCAATGGTATAATGTGGATACTTCGGACAGGAGCCCGCTGGAAAGATTTACCAGAGAGGTATCCTCCAAAATCGACCTGTCACGACCGTTTGAAGGAATGGTCGGAGTCAGGTCTGTTCGATCAAGCATTAGAACGATTATTGAGAGCCTTGGAAGAATCGGAGATATTAGACCTGACAGAAACCTTTGCCGATGGCACATTTGCTTCGGCAAAAAAAGGGGTAAACAGGTTGGACCGACACGCCGTGGCAAAGGAACTAAGATTATGA